The following proteins come from a genomic window of Gimesia chilikensis:
- the rpsI gene encoding 30S ribosomal protein S9 gives MENETPESEVTEETTEQQTPVEAETATSEDATAESMTVSSGVPELTLGSGLATETEEEDVVKPEPVIRGKLDKHGVAMGTGRRKTAVARVRIKAGSGNLTINGVGLNDHLKVERDRQMVEAPLKATDTYGKVDVWVRVSGGGTTGQTGAIVLGIARALEAYNNQLHEALSAGRFLTRDSRMVERKKFGFKKARKSFQFSKR, from the coding sequence ATGGAAAATGAGACTCCAGAATCAGAAGTAACAGAAGAAACCACAGAACAGCAGACCCCGGTTGAAGCAGAAACAGCGACATCAGAGGATGCGACTGCCGAATCGATGACAGTCTCGTCTGGTGTTCCTGAGTTGACTCTGGGATCAGGTCTGGCCACTGAAACGGAAGAGGAAGATGTCGTCAAACCAGAGCCCGTCATCCGTGGCAAACTGGACAAACATGGCGTCGCCATGGGAACCGGCCGTCGTAAGACCGCTGTCGCCCGCGTCCGCATCAAAGCTGGTTCCGGTAACCTGACCATCAACGGCGTTGGTCTGAATGATCACCTCAAGGTCGAACGTGACCGCCAGATGGTGGAAGCCCCCCTCAAAGCGACCGACACCTACGGTAAGGTTGATGTCTGGGTTCGCGTCAGCGGTGGTGGAACAACTGGTCAGACCGGTGCGATCGTTCTGGGTATCGCCCGTGCTCTGGAAGCTTACAACAACCAGCTGCACGAAGCTCTGAGTGCAGGACGCTTCCTGACTCGTGACAGCCGTATGGTTGAACGTAAGAAATTCGGATTCAAGAAAGCCCGCAAAAGCTTCCAGTTCTCAAAACGCTAA
- a CDS encoding DUF2262 domain-containing protein: protein MNQVKIQHEITVSGNKNMNDQAPDAPNTDDPFAERRRIREEMYAAAPVVDVLGVYVSGKGGWNESDGQATLSFEFPVWKAASNSPVHEELSVFYTTTREEYESLISLLIPYQVYQIRARVLLPTDEFDLSEARLVEFIGADTSDAELNEYLSELQKPVTYQDRELGVFTLNRDYELFQSKTQWNGREIELTLNVKELDENNAALKTAHQLWDQQAEWDQRVRQYLEQEMLPVKNDSWRDDGEAEVGAAEFRAKTELESILVNDDDSFEFWFDDGEMFGYHMLYCRGELTTGFFQASLG, encoded by the coding sequence GTGAATCAGGTAAAAATACAACATGAAATCACAGTTTCAGGAAATAAAAACATGAATGATCAGGCCCCCGACGCTCCCAATACTGATGATCCTTTTGCTGAGAGAAGGCGTATACGAGAGGAGATGTACGCTGCTGCTCCAGTTGTCGATGTCTTGGGGGTATATGTCAGCGGTAAAGGGGGATGGAACGAGAGTGATGGGCAGGCAACACTCTCTTTTGAATTTCCTGTTTGGAAAGCTGCATCCAACAGCCCAGTTCATGAAGAATTGTCAGTGTTTTATACTACGACTCGAGAGGAGTACGAATCACTTATATCATTATTAATCCCTTATCAAGTTTATCAGATTCGTGCACGAGTTCTGTTGCCCACTGATGAATTTGATTTGAGTGAAGCCCGACTTGTTGAATTTATCGGTGCAGATACTTCCGATGCGGAATTAAACGAGTATCTGAGTGAATTACAGAAACCGGTTACTTATCAGGATCGTGAGTTAGGGGTATTTACACTCAATCGCGATTATGAGCTGTTCCAGTCGAAGACGCAGTGGAACGGACGGGAGATAGAATTAACGCTGAATGTGAAAGAGCTGGATGAAAACAATGCTGCTTTGAAAACGGCACATCAACTCTGGGACCAGCAAGCCGAATGGGACCAGCGTGTTCGTCAATATCTGGAGCAGGAAATGTTGCCCGTCAAAAATGACAGCTGGCGGGATGATGGCGAAGCAGAGGTGGGCGCAGCGGAATTCCGCGCGAAAACCGAGCTGGAATCGATCCTGGTCAACGATGATGATTCGTTCGAGTTCTGGTTCGATGACGGCGAAATGTTTGGTTATCACATGCTGTACTGCAGGGGCGAGCTGACCACAGGCTTTTTCCAGGCGAGCCTGGGTTAA
- a CDS encoding amidohydrolase family protein: protein MDQVPVIDTHQHLWDLDLFELPWLQLPGMDVLRRSFRMSDYLEATRNCPVAKTVYMEVNVHPDLHAKEARYVLELCAQSDNPMSGAVIGGQPGEAGFESYLAEFLGNPFLKGVRSILHDPDRPRGMCLTPQFKQNIQLLGQHDLSFDLCMRPVEYLDAVELVDACPETRFIVDHCGNMSVQPDQQEARAEWESGLRQLAEREQVMCKISGIVATATPATWKPADLKQNIDFCLDTFGEDRVFFGGDWPVCTLTATFETWYEALQWIVQDRSEAFQRKLFHDNAEAFYRL, encoded by the coding sequence ATGGATCAAGTACCTGTTATCGACACGCATCAGCACCTCTGGGACCTGGATCTATTCGAGTTGCCCTGGCTGCAACTGCCTGGAATGGATGTCCTGCGCCGCAGCTTTAGGATGTCCGACTACCTGGAGGCGACACGAAATTGCCCGGTCGCCAAAACGGTTTACATGGAAGTAAATGTTCACCCGGATCTGCATGCGAAAGAAGCCCGCTACGTACTTGAGTTGTGCGCTCAGTCTGATAATCCAATGTCAGGAGCCGTCATTGGAGGGCAGCCGGGCGAAGCCGGTTTTGAATCGTACCTGGCAGAGTTCCTTGGGAATCCGTTCCTGAAGGGCGTGCGGAGTATTTTGCACGATCCGGATCGGCCTCGGGGCATGTGCCTGACGCCTCAATTCAAACAGAATATCCAGCTGCTCGGTCAGCATGATCTGAGTTTCGATTTGTGCATGCGACCGGTGGAGTATCTGGATGCGGTGGAGCTGGTTGATGCCTGTCCGGAGACGCGGTTCATTGTTGATCATTGCGGCAATATGAGTGTGCAGCCCGATCAGCAGGAGGCCCGTGCGGAATGGGAATCGGGTCTGCGACAACTGGCTGAGCGGGAGCAGGTGATGTGTAAGATTTCGGGAATCGTGGCGACTGCGACTCCCGCAACATGGAAACCGGCAGACCTCAAACAGAACATCGACTTCTGCCTGGACACGTTTGGCGAGGACCGCGTCTTCTTCGGAGGGGACTGGCCCGTCTGTACGCTGACGGCGACGTTTGAAACATGGTACGAGGCACTGCAGTGGATTGTGCAGGATCGCTCCGAGGCTTTTCAGCGAAAGCTGTTCCACGACAATGCGGAAGCGTTCTATCGACTTTAA
- the flgL gene encoding flagellar hook-associated protein FlgL: protein MNIGPLLPGRLPSTMLSERLKSSLNSNARELSNLQQQVATGQKFSLLSESPAAALRTIILQSTLERQLQYQTNISTNQSLLAMSETAMNSVGDALNTAKTLALSGVGSTVSDAERVALADQVAALRTQAINAGNTTFRGQYLFSGSLTNVPPFQELADGQVVYNGDGHQVQSYIDTQTLLANNFDGISAFAASSPEIGSDIDPALTLQTRIADLHSGRGAKLGSISVTLDNGTPETQTIDLSRVETIQDLKTVLENAFSGSPVTLTVDIDPSSQNGLRLTPSAGTVAVSNVSGSNLATQLGIASTAVAQINGGDLDPGITLQTTLASLNGGTGIGSTVGTGLVINNGGETHTVDLSTATTIEDVFNLIRTADPNLNLGINEARNGLAISSRISGADFSIGENNGGSNAAGLGIATFSASTPLSELNYGRGVDVNSSNKLQINRRDGSTINIDLSGATTVQDVLDKINDFETFDGTTPLADLNLGQGVPVGATTLDITRRDGSVVNVSLAGDATVQDVLDSINAVDPGNLVASIDPDTNAIRITDNSGTGPLSVASNAVSDALGLAVSETGTDNSVPLQGNFIPIKLQATLNTTGNGITIYDASGTGPLEIPPIELAYALGIDGTESGSDPLVGLQGKEPNPKEATGVLNLLSRLETALRNNDNQGIERIGVKLDAEINRVNGVRSEIGNRLSILEDASGRLQDQELQIREAISRDFDTDLTEVIVEITQRQTAFQANLQVTSQALQLTLLSFL, encoded by the coding sequence ATGAATATCGGTCCTTTATTACCAGGTCGACTGCCTTCGACGATGCTCTCTGAGCGGTTGAAGTCATCGTTAAACAGCAACGCCCGGGAACTGTCGAATCTCCAGCAGCAGGTGGCCACGGGACAGAAGTTTTCCCTGCTCAGTGAATCTCCTGCAGCGGCGCTGCGAACGATCATTCTCCAGTCCACACTCGAACGTCAGCTGCAGTACCAGACCAACATCAGTACTAACCAGAGTCTGCTCGCCATGAGTGAGACGGCGATGAACAGTGTGGGCGATGCACTCAATACCGCCAAGACACTGGCACTCTCGGGAGTAGGTTCAACGGTCTCCGACGCCGAACGCGTGGCACTTGCCGATCAGGTGGCAGCGCTGCGGACACAGGCCATCAACGCGGGCAATACTACGTTTCGCGGCCAATACCTTTTTTCCGGCAGCCTGACCAATGTCCCTCCCTTTCAGGAACTGGCTGACGGGCAGGTGGTCTATAATGGGGACGGTCATCAGGTTCAGTCCTATATCGATACACAGACCCTGCTCGCCAACAACTTCGATGGCATTTCGGCTTTTGCCGCCAGTAGTCCGGAAATCGGGAGTGATATCGATCCCGCTTTAACGTTACAGACCCGCATTGCAGACCTGCACAGTGGGCGGGGGGCCAAACTGGGGTCGATCTCAGTGACGCTGGATAACGGGACGCCCGAAACTCAGACCATTGATCTTTCCAGGGTAGAGACCATCCAGGATCTCAAAACCGTGCTGGAGAATGCGTTTTCCGGTAGTCCGGTCACGCTGACGGTCGACATCGATCCATCCAGTCAGAACGGACTGCGGTTAACTCCCTCTGCGGGAACCGTGGCGGTTTCCAACGTCTCTGGTTCGAATCTGGCGACGCAACTGGGGATTGCCAGTACCGCGGTAGCACAAATCAACGGAGGCGACCTCGATCCGGGGATCACCCTGCAGACCACGCTGGCTTCTCTGAACGGCGGTACCGGAATCGGTTCGACTGTCGGAACCGGACTTGTCATCAATAATGGAGGCGAGACTCACACTGTCGACCTGTCGACGGCGACCACGATTGAAGATGTCTTCAATCTGATTCGTACGGCTGATCCTAATCTCAATCTGGGAATCAATGAGGCCCGGAATGGACTGGCGATCTCGAGTCGTATCAGTGGTGCGGACTTCTCGATTGGTGAGAACAACGGCGGATCCAATGCTGCGGGACTGGGGATTGCTACCTTTTCTGCCAGTACGCCTCTCTCGGAACTGAATTACGGGCGGGGCGTCGATGTTAATTCTTCGAACAAGCTGCAGATCAACCGGCGTGATGGAAGTACCATCAACATCGATCTGAGCGGTGCGACGACCGTGCAGGACGTGCTGGATAAGATCAACGATTTTGAGACTTTCGACGGTACCACGCCGCTGGCGGATTTGAATCTGGGACAGGGCGTTCCAGTCGGGGCGACCACTCTGGATATTACCCGGCGAGACGGTTCCGTGGTGAATGTGAGTCTGGCCGGCGATGCGACCGTGCAGGATGTGCTGGATTCGATCAACGCCGTGGATCCGGGCAATCTGGTCGCGAGCATCGACCCGGATACGAATGCGATTCGCATTACCGATAATTCGGGGACCGGGCCGTTGAGTGTCGCCAGTAATGCGGTTTCCGATGCCCTGGGACTGGCGGTCAGTGAGACCGGGACCGATAACAGTGTGCCGCTACAGGGGAATTTCATTCCCATCAAGCTGCAGGCTACTCTGAATACGACGGGGAACGGCATTACCATTTACGATGCTTCAGGCACCGGACCGTTGGAGATTCCGCCGATTGAGCTCGCGTATGCATTGGGGATCGATGGTACCGAATCAGGCAGTGACCCGCTGGTGGGACTGCAGGGGAAAGAACCCAATCCGAAAGAAGCGACGGGAGTGCTAAATCTTCTGTCCCGCCTGGAAACGGCATTGCGGAACAATGACAATCAGGGAATTGAGCGGATCGGGGTGAAACTGGATGCCGAAATCAATCGCGTGAATGGCGTGCGATCGGAAATCGGGAACCGGTTGAGTATTCTCGAGGACGCCAGTGGTCGACTGCAGGATCAGGAATTGCAGATCAGGGAAGCCATTTCCCGGGATTTTGATACCGACCTGACGGAAGTGATTGTTGAGATCACCCAGCGTCAGACGGCCTTTCAGGCAAATCTCCAGGTAACCTCTCAGGCATTGCAGCTGACGCTGCTCTCCTTCCTTTGA
- a CDS encoding MutS-related protein has protein sequence MQAPQNQQNPRTEYEQRLASRASDVQAFVKESDRFSTWRGFVFLAAVGILLASTLAEILSAQWLFVPAIAFIVLVILHARCIRRLKRARLAEAYYRTALDRLDDKWIDVRPTGEEYYDPQHMYAGDLDLLGRGSLFQLICAARTKLGEETLARWLLGPAETSVIRARQQSVEELRNELDFRETLELLEAETHSEIEQTHLADWVGQPLISIPAPLQWASMITGIFAALSVISWLFSWTGIAPIVVAIIIQVCLLFFVGPQIRELLSQTDEVRDGLPVLSDVLSLIEQREFNSPHLQAIIAALQTDGVPPSKSIAQLRRYIQGLNNCFRNQFSAPLTILLGIPFHYLSAIERWLKRVGPHCPEWLAAVGEFEALCSLAGHAYEHPTDPFPEIVEPTTGPCFEGTSLGHPLIPEHQVVRNDVTLNSQDRLLMISGSNMSGKSTLMRTVGTNFVLALAGAPVRAVSLRVSPMQAGTAMRVQDSLQQGASLFYQSVARLSAVVHLADAPEPVLFLLDEILQGTNSHDRRIGAQSVIETLIERGGIGIVTTHDLALTEITDLFGDKARNVHFEDQLVDGKMTFDYRMRPGVVEHSNALELMKMMGIQLKEVEIDPES, from the coding sequence ATGCAAGCCCCCCAGAATCAGCAGAACCCCCGGACCGAATACGAACAGCGGCTCGCCAGTCGTGCGTCGGACGTACAGGCATTTGTGAAGGAAAGCGACCGCTTTTCGACATGGCGGGGCTTTGTCTTTCTGGCAGCAGTCGGAATCCTGCTGGCCTCCACGCTGGCCGAAATCCTGAGCGCCCAGTGGCTCTTTGTGCCTGCGATCGCCTTCATTGTACTGGTGATTCTGCACGCCCGCTGTATCCGCCGCCTTAAACGGGCCCGGCTCGCGGAAGCCTACTATCGAACCGCCCTGGATCGCCTGGACGACAAGTGGATTGACGTCCGGCCCACCGGTGAAGAATATTACGACCCGCAACACATGTACGCCGGCGACCTGGACCTGTTAGGGAGAGGCTCTCTGTTCCAGCTGATCTGTGCCGCCCGTACGAAGCTGGGAGAAGAGACGCTGGCCCGCTGGCTGCTTGGCCCGGCTGAGACCAGTGTCATCCGCGCGCGTCAGCAATCCGTCGAAGAGCTCCGCAACGAACTCGATTTTCGCGAGACGTTAGAACTGCTCGAAGCGGAAACCCATAGTGAAATCGAACAGACTCACCTGGCCGACTGGGTCGGGCAACCCCTGATCTCCATTCCCGCTCCCCTGCAGTGGGCCTCGATGATCACGGGGATCTTCGCCGCCCTGTCAGTCATCAGCTGGCTGTTCTCCTGGACCGGAATCGCCCCGATCGTGGTCGCCATCATCATTCAGGTCTGCCTGCTCTTCTTTGTGGGTCCGCAGATCCGCGAACTGCTGAGCCAGACCGATGAAGTCCGCGACGGACTGCCGGTGCTCTCCGATGTTCTGTCTTTGATTGAACAGCGCGAATTTAACTCGCCGCACCTCCAGGCAATTATCGCGGCCCTGCAGACTGACGGCGTCCCTCCTTCAAAGAGCATCGCCCAGCTCAGACGATACATTCAGGGCTTGAACAACTGCTTCCGCAATCAGTTTTCTGCCCCATTGACGATTCTGCTGGGAATCCCGTTTCACTACCTGAGCGCCATCGAACGCTGGCTCAAACGTGTGGGACCACACTGCCCCGAATGGCTGGCAGCGGTCGGCGAATTTGAGGCCCTCTGCTCCCTGGCCGGCCACGCCTATGAACACCCTACAGATCCCTTCCCCGAAATCGTGGAACCGACAACTGGCCCCTGTTTCGAAGGCACCAGCCTGGGGCACCCCCTGATTCCCGAACATCAGGTCGTTCGCAACGATGTCACACTGAATTCACAGGACCGCCTGCTGATGATCAGCGGTTCGAACATGTCCGGCAAAAGCACACTGATGCGAACCGTGGGCACGAACTTCGTGCTCGCCCTGGCGGGAGCGCCGGTGCGGGCCGTCTCACTTCGCGTCTCACCCATGCAGGCGGGAACCGCGATGCGGGTACAGGACTCACTGCAGCAGGGAGCCTCGCTGTTTTACCAGTCGGTCGCCCGTCTGTCAGCCGTGGTGCACCTGGCGGACGCTCCCGAACCCGTGCTGTTTCTGCTCGACGAAATCCTGCAGGGAACCAACTCCCATGACCGCCGGATCGGCGCCCAGAGCGTGATTGAAACGCTCATCGAACGGGGCGGAATCGGAATCGTAACAACTCACGACCTGGCCTTAACCGAAATCACGGACCTGTTCGGTGACAAGGCCCGCAACGTGCACTTTGAGGACCAGCTGGTGGACGGCAAAATGACGTTCGACTACCGCATGCGCCCCGGTGTCGTCGAGCACAGCAATGCCCTGGAATTGATGAAGATGATGGGCATTCAGCTGAAAGAAGTCGAAATCGACCCCGAATCCTGA
- the rplM gene encoding 50S ribosomal protein L13, translated as MANAKTVDPQWLVVDADNMIVGRLATKIATVLMGKHKPTYTAHVDTGDYVVVVNCDKIKFTGKELAHDSHPYFSRKMQEKSYAKYSGYPSGLKNVTAEQKLERGQATQVLSEAVRRMLPKNKLGRQMLKKLKLYSGPTHDHQAQQPQEWPEYLLP; from the coding sequence ATGGCGAATGCAAAGACTGTCGACCCTCAGTGGCTCGTTGTTGATGCAGATAACATGATTGTGGGACGGCTGGCTACCAAAATTGCTACCGTACTGATGGGCAAACACAAGCCAACTTATACTGCCCACGTTGATACCGGTGACTATGTCGTCGTCGTAAACTGTGATAAGATCAAGTTTACCGGCAAAGAGCTGGCCCACGATTCGCATCCCTACTTCTCCCGCAAAATGCAGGAAAAGAGCTACGCGAAGTACAGTGGTTATCCCAGCGGTCTGAAAAACGTGACTGCGGAGCAGAAACTGGAACGCGGACAGGCTACACAGGTTCTGTCAGAAGCCGTTCGTCGCATGCTGCCTAAAAACAAGCTGGGGCGTCAGATGCTGAAAAAGCTGAAGCTGTATTCCGGCCCGACTCACGATCATCAGGCCCAGCAGCCCCAGGAATGGCCTGAGTACCTGCTCCCGTAA
- the mgtE gene encoding magnesium transporter translates to MYGRLLLPELQVMLDENDNAGIREFCEALYPAVTAEILAELDSREVWRVISCCDSQKQAEIFQFLSLPQQIEIVAVIDRGPLSKLIEEMAPDDRVDLLSRMDEEHVEELLPLIAQAERSDIRKLLSYPEDSAGAIMTTEYAYLPANITVAQALEKLRQQAPDSEIISYIYVVDEGRRLQGIVSLRELIFARPTRPLSELINRDVISVRVDDDQEFVAQQMAKFDFVAIPVVDNQNQLVGIVTHDDAIDIMQEEATEDAYRLAAVEPLEDSYLSTSLLTVIRKRIGWLIFLLVPSFLAAKVLEHYEAVSDKFEWLVLFIPLILASGGNAGSQSATLIIRAMALETNIQREELNALLMKEFKLGLLLGSMLSLISFGISWAFTGALMQATVVGLAVFLVVLMGISAGGMLPMGFRKLGMDPALMSNPFITALVDILGLIIYFQVAMYIVS, encoded by the coding sequence ATGTATGGGCGGTTATTGCTACCTGAGCTCCAGGTGATGCTGGATGAAAATGATAACGCAGGCATCAGGGAATTCTGTGAAGCCCTCTATCCGGCTGTGACTGCCGAAATTCTGGCCGAACTGGACAGCCGGGAAGTCTGGCGGGTCATCTCCTGTTGTGATTCTCAGAAGCAGGCTGAGATCTTTCAGTTCCTGTCTCTGCCTCAGCAGATTGAAATCGTGGCGGTCATTGATCGGGGACCGCTGTCCAAGTTGATTGAGGAGATGGCGCCCGACGACCGTGTCGACCTGCTCTCGAGGATGGACGAAGAACACGTCGAAGAGCTGCTGCCACTGATTGCCCAGGCCGAACGCAGCGATATTCGCAAGCTGCTTTCCTATCCGGAAGACAGTGCCGGCGCGATCATGACGACCGAGTATGCGTATTTGCCTGCGAATATCACTGTGGCACAGGCTCTGGAGAAACTGAGGCAGCAGGCACCGGACAGTGAAATCATCTCCTACATTTACGTGGTCGATGAAGGACGCAGACTGCAGGGGATTGTCTCGCTGCGGGAGCTGATCTTTGCCCGTCCAACCCGGCCCCTCTCGGAATTAATCAACCGGGATGTGATTTCGGTCCGCGTTGATGATGACCAGGAATTTGTCGCACAACAGATGGCGAAGTTCGACTTCGTGGCGATCCCCGTGGTCGATAACCAGAACCAACTGGTCGGGATCGTAACACACGACGACGCGATCGATATTATGCAGGAAGAGGCGACCGAGGATGCCTACCGTCTGGCTGCGGTCGAGCCACTCGAAGACAGTTACCTGTCAACGTCTCTGCTCACAGTGATTCGTAAGCGGATCGGCTGGCTGATCTTCCTGCTGGTCCCCTCGTTCCTGGCTGCCAAGGTACTGGAACATTACGAGGCGGTGTCCGACAAGTTCGAATGGCTGGTGTTGTTTATTCCCCTGATCCTGGCCAGTGGTGGAAATGCGGGATCGCAGTCTGCCACTCTGATCATCCGGGCGATGGCACTGGAAACGAATATCCAGCGCGAGGAGTTAAATGCGCTGTTAATGAAAGAGTTTAAGCTGGGCCTGCTACTGGGAAGCATGCTGTCGCTGATCAGCTTCGGTATCTCGTGGGCTTTTACTGGCGCGCTGATGCAGGCAACGGTCGTCGGCCTGGCGGTCTTCCTGGTGGTGCTGATGGGAATCTCAGCTGGGGGAATGCTGCCCATGGGCTTTCGCAAACTGGGTATGGATCCGGCGCTGATGTCGAATCCGTTTATTACCGCCCTGGTGGATATTCTGGGGCTGATTATCTATTTCCAGGTGGCGATGTACATCGTCAGTTGA